The following proteins are co-located in the Vigna unguiculata cultivar IT97K-499-35 chromosome 9, ASM411807v1, whole genome shotgun sequence genome:
- the LOC114163556 gene encoding uncharacterized protein LOC114163556 has product MYGPRPQPPPLEYSLEDFLKHQPAKFDGKARPDHANQWMKDMEHIFDAKRCPNEKYFPNSVRYAKEVEFLQLTQGDKSVGEYAERFKHLGRFYTMPLDEEWRCRKFENGLRGDIHLMVAPLSIKDFAALVEKARVMERMKVEVEAQQQPQQRVSRSSRSRLRVEEKKKSIQCHHYGGPHVKSFCPQLSGFRRFNHCGREGHFGRDCPTLRRTVARPSSQTPSQTQQRRGGSRPQAASRVYAMTGSEVVGSGNLVVCCCVIYGKSCCVLFDSGETHSFVLESCVRELGLSVCELQFDLMVSTQASGLVRTSATGNVLF; this is encoded by the exons ATGTATGGTCCTCGTCCCCAACCTCCACCCCTTGAATATAGTTTGGAAGATTTCTTGAAGCACCAACCtgccaagtttgatggcaagGCGAGACCTGACCATGCAAACCAGTGGATGAAGGATATGGAGCACATCTTTGATGCCAAGAGATGCCCCAATGAGA AATACTTCCCAAACAGCGTGAGATACGcaaaggaggtggagttcctccagctGACACAGGGGGACAAGTCAGTGGGCGAGTACGCCGAGAGGTTCAAGCATCTGGGGCGTTTCTACACCATGccgctcgatgaggagtggcgttgcagaaagtttgagaatggtcttAGAGGAGACATTCACTTGATGGTAGCCCCACtttccatcaaggactttgcggcCTTGGTGGAAAAAGCCAGAGTCATGGAGCGAATGAAGGTAGAGGTAGAAGCCCAGCAACAGCCACAACAGAGGGTTAGCAGATCATCTAGGTCCAGGCTGAGAgttgaagagaagaagaagtc GATCCAGTGCCATCATTACGGAGGACCACATGTGAAGAGTTTTTGCCCGCAGCTATCTGGGTTCCGCAGGTTCAACCATTGTGGTAGGGAGGGCCACTTTGGCAGAGACTGTCCGACCTTGAGGAGGACCGTGGCACGACCTTCATCACAGACTCCGAGTCAAACTCAGCAGAGGAGGGGAGGCAGCAGGCCTCAGGCAGCAAGCAGGGTCTATGCGATGACGGGGTCAGAGGTAGTGGGTTCAGGTAACCTCGTCGTTTGTTGTTGTGTGATTTATGGCAAGTCTTGTTGCGTGCTTTTTGATTCTGGAGaaacacactcttttgtgttgGAGTCTTGTGTGCGGGAGTTGGGTCTGTCGGTGTGTGAACTACAGTTTGATCTCATGGTATCTACTCAGGCATCTGGGTTGGTTAGGACTTCTGCA ACTgggaatgttttattttaa